DNA sequence from the Vicia villosa cultivar HV-30 ecotype Madison, WI linkage group LG3, Vvil1.0, whole genome shotgun sequence genome:
CATGGCTTCAACGTTTAAATCGGGCTGAAGAACCAAAGCTTGCGCTTTTGCTCTCTCAAAAACCTCGTCACCAGCATAAAGGATGTCGATTTGGGCTTCCTTTAAGGAAACCTTAAGCTTATCATTAGACTCCTTAAAATTTTTCTTTCCTCTAACTGTCAGGCTAGTTGCTTGTTGACCTCTTCGAACTTTTCAGTCTAAGTCCTCAAATTTTCCTTCAATTTAGTCACCTCCTGAGATAAACGGCGCTCAGCTTGGTCGGATTCATCCCCAACTTCAAATATAGCGCGGACCATCATGGCACTCCGCATTAAGTAGACTCCCAAGTTGGCAGTAAGCTATTGAGGACCGATGGATTTTGCTTTAGAAATGTCTTCATCCGAATTCAAATGATCATAAAGGAACTTCAAGTCGTCGAAACTATTTTCCCAAAACTTGAATTGTGGATCTGGATGGGATGGTTGGCTGCCCTGCCCGGTTTCTTGCATCAAGACAGAAACAACATGCTACTGTTAGGTTCAGTCAGCGTGAGCTTTTATTTCTTGGCAGGAGGAGGCTCGGAGACACGGGGTGGGTCGAAGATGGCCACTTGAACCGACTGCGTTTCCTTAATGGTTTCCGACTTCTTCTTCCGAAGAGCCCGGGTTTGTAGACCAGAGGAATCCGACTTCAGCGTTGATTGGGTGGCGGCACGCCTTACCTAGCTTCAGCCATCACTTTCATTGCTCCTTGAGGTTGGCAGAGGACATTTTCCCTGCACAAAaggtaaaaaatattttttttaaacttaaaagcGAGCAAATAATTTGCATGAAATTATAAACACAAAACCAGCACCTAAATAAGTCAAGAGTGACACTTGGTCGTCAGACTTATCCATAATATCCTTGGTTTTCATCACGGAGAAAGCAtataagaaagagagagtttGAATCTCATCGACACTTAGCTTGTCATAGTCATAACAAAGAATGAGGATGGGATTCTCGGTCCAATAAAAAGGGAAGGCGCCGACTCCCATCAGAGTTGTGCAACACTTCCGAGCACTCACTCCCTCCTCTTACCCGAATGTACCGGTTCTTGAAATCTTTGTAATTGGAAGTGTTGGCTTGGAGAAAATTCATGTCCGGTGACCCGTTGATACTTACCCAACTTCCTTTGTCAGCTCCCTTTAactaaaaaagagaaaagaagatacCCAGAGTGGGATCGATGAGTAAAGCCTCACATATAAACTCAAAAGCTTATATAAAGCCCCATCCATTAGGTCGGATCTGGACCGGGGTTATATTCATGCGGTTAGCAGGTTGGCCTCAAAATAAGTAAAACAAAACTAAATTCGGAAATCGTCTAAAAGGTTTAGATAAAAATAAAAGGACTCATTGCCAACACCCTGTGGACGAAAAAGACACACGGTTTCACCTTCCTCACGCACGTCCAAAATCATGTCTTCCTCATTCCCAGTATAGGAGATACTTCTCTTACAACGATGCTTCTCTATATTATCATGATCCACGGAGCTACTCTTATACTTCAATACTTCGGCGTCGATAAAAGACCATCCCATTTACGCGTGAACCTCTACTGAACCTGACGACCCGATTCCGAGTCAGTGTCGCTAAAATATTCATAAAGGTCACCATACACTTCGTGAATGATTTGGTTGAATTCAACCCGACTCATATGACCCTTGCATCCATCCATACATTGGTTGAATTCAGCGGTTTGGGGAGCAACAATATTCCTCGACTCATCACATTCTCTAATGATAACCATGATGAAAGGAAAAgctaaagaataaaagaaaatggaGATAAAATTACCTGATGAAGAAATTTGGAACGAATGGAAATCACTGACGAGCAAGCTTTGAGTAGGAATGCTTGGAAATTGCAAAAGGAGGAAGAAAGAAAGGGCAAGCGTtttgaattaatttaaaaaattaggttGAGGGGTTAATAAAGTAGGTTTATATGTTACCCATAAATACTCATCATCATTGGAGCATTTGAAGAATTAAATGCAGTAATTAGTAAGGGAGATATCCTGATACACGCAAGGACAGATCTTTTTTAACCGTTTGATGGATATGAGAACCGACTTTCCAGATCGGCCCAAATGAAGTCTTGATTGACCGAACTATTCATCCCTATGGAATTCTAGATCGGGGGGCTTGTACATATTTGAAGATGTTTAGGCCGATCAAGGAAGCTGACGTCTGAAGGAGGAAGCATGTACAAGACCAAAGTTAGGGCTAAATTTAAGAAGCTATCAACCCGACACGGCAGTAACACACAACCTGGATTAGTTCCTCAACTAGGTTAGGGTCCTTAGCCCGGTCGAGATGAATTCTATAGGTCGACGGATGCCATCACAAATAGACTCGTAACCATTTTTCCATAGTTGGTTGTAACCATCACCTATACATGAAGGACTTCACCGTTACAGGAGTTACGATTCTTTAATTTCTAGATGGCAGAAGTTACTAAAGTTCGCTCATTATGGAGGGTATCCAAGTTTCCTCCAtttatgatgatgattattgcCCCAGTAGCTATAAATAAGGCTCCCGActaagggataagcaagacgcattTTATCTTGAGCTTGCATTGCTCAAATCCTAAAGCTAAACACTCACAAACTCATGTGTGACCTCGCCAGAATCCGTTCCGCgaggtaatcaaaagtgttctataggaatagtatatatatatatatatatatatatatatatatatatatatatccttaaAACCCTTGAAGTTGTCCATGTACACTTCAAATAGTTTCTGACCATGTCTAAAAGAAAGCAATATTTGGGCCTGATCAGACTTGGTATAATTCATTTGGACATGGTAAAGGTGGAAAAAGTGTCAGTATGGGAACATTGTTCTTATATTCACACAAATATTGAAAAACTTTAACATAGTCCTAGCTCACAAAGTATAACTACGAGGGGGAATCCCAAGATGATTCATGACCCTGACttcaaaatcattaaaaaggagAGTGAACCCCATCATAGAAAATAGACATTCATGTAAAGACATCACACACACATCCTCTTGGCGGCATAACCTTTTGTTCCTTCTGGGGATGAAACACTCCCATGTTTTAGGATGAACATACATCTTGGTAAGCATTATTCATTATAGGTtttgttgtattcacaaacatcatccCTAAAATATATGTACCCACCCAAGAATATTGAGTAGTGTCATCAATAAATTCAAGGTTTCTTTGTCCCTGTTGCACCAATTATGTATCATTTTTAAAAGCTAAAAATGGAGACCATGAGTACGGCATCTTGATTCTTCCACTAACCACCGTTTAATTTTGTCATCAGTGGTGCGACCAAAGGAACTTCTATAACACTTAGTATAAGTCAAGGCTTTCCACTTATGCCGAGGATTTCTCTCAATCTCATGGTCCCGCGTATGAATTTTAGGAAAAGAAAACCTTGGGAAACCTCCCTTATATTAAACTTAGTGGGAGTAGACTCCATGACTGCAACAACATTCACTTATAGGACTCTTTATAGTTGTTATACTTCTAATGATCATATATATGGGTTTATTACCTCTTCTTCGATCTGGACGATACATCACTAATTTTATTATCACTATATAAGTCGAGGAAGGAAATATATGGGTTTCCTATGTTGGCCATAACTTTGAAAACTAATGGAAATTAGAGAAACAAAAGGGTAAGAAACATGTACCTTAAATATATTTGTAGGTTCTAAAGAACTGAGAAAAAAATAATGAAGGACACACATTGAACCCCTGAAAGTAACAACAGCAGTCTTACAAGTTCTAAAGAACGAAGAACCAAACGATGAAGAACACAAAACGTGAAGCCCATAAAAATTTTGTTGTTGGAATCACAAAGAGAGACTGAGAATTGGTAGCGTTCAAAGGCAAAGGAAGTTGAAAAGAAGAAACATACTTTCGTcactctatttataggcacaaaGAACGCCAAGATCAATAGTAAAAAGCCGAGGGGAAATCATAAACCACAACCAACAATCAAGATGAGGCATCGATCTTATAACAACACTCAATTGCAATCAAGTGCTCTAAGTGTGTTGTCCTTTTACCCTGGGTGCATAAGGGCAAATGGTGACCTTAACCAAAGCAGTGTTTCACACGATAAGTGATAAATATGCATGTTCCTAATGCCACCTTCTCCCACTCAACATAACAACATAACCTCCTATCCTTCCTAGGGATATCCCCCAAACATAGGAAACCCATGCTTAGACCAGTCTCACAAATTCCAACATATGCATTCCTCACTACATATTGGTAACAAGGACTTGAAAGACAGTTGTTTCTGGCTTGCCAAAGGCCCTATAAGGCTGGTCTGATTAAGTGGCTCAATCCAATTGAAACGTCCACCATACGACGAACATGTGTACTTGCGCTATGAGACATCACATGTTTTCACCATTGATTTGCATCCAACAGTCGTTTGGAATCCACGTCAAACTAACCAGAAACCATTCCAACATTCTCCCCTGTATAAGTGTGATCCTAAACCGCTCTCAGATATTACTCTCATTCACACTTACAAAATATCATTTCTCTTAAACATTGACTTAATCGTTAAAGTGCTAACTTCACATATACTCCGCCGTCTTTGATCACAAAAACTTCTACCACCGAATCGAAAGACCTTTTGTGGTGGTCACCTTAAATTTTCGTGCATAATAATAGCATAGTAGTATTTgagtttaattatatattttggtaGAAAAAAGTTGACCGACTATGTCAATCAATTAAGTTCTTAGTATTTTTATCATTATGTTACATTTATGAAAAAATCCCTTAATTATTGATAAACTTACAAAATCCTCACGTTTCTTAATGTTAATGTGACACATTAACACACTCTAAAATACAAATCACATaattataaaacaaacaaaaactaaaaaagtGACACCAATTTTAAAATAGAGTGAGCATTAATTTGTTCAGCATACCTTTCTTAGTGTCCCAGCAACATCTAAAGATCTAAAATAGAAAAGTAAAATAGATTATTCCCATGTGACCATTCTTGTCGGGAATAGGAAGGTGCAGTGGCAATGTCATCATCTCCAATCATCTCTACGTCGGTGATTCCCTTTTTCACCAAATTTTGTAACAACAACATGTAATAATACAAAACAACATAGTATTATtgtaatgataaaaaaaaataaacttttttctttgaacaAAAAAATGTAACGTAAATCTGTAACACATGATAATGGTAACTGTTTGTTTCTATCTCTGATAACaaagcaaaagaagaagaagatgatgatgaacagtGATTATAGTTTAACAGAAACGAGTATCATCGGTGTTGTTTGACGGTGGTATCTTGAAGTGCCAAAGCCTCCCAGCACCTTTAACCATGTTCTTCTTACAAAGAAACTCTTCAGCATAAGCTTTCTCCACTTTACGATCCACATCATGCAGAAAAACATGCGTCACACCAGATCCCTTTCTATTCCTCGCCATAACAGCAGCGGAGAACACGGCGGCCATACGTCCCGGCGCCTCCGCGTAGTACCCTTTAGGCGCGTCGACCATGATAAGGTCCCACTCCGTCTCGTAAACTTCATCCGGTAGATTCTCCAGCGCGAGCTTACAAGCTTTGTTGCCACGTAGGAAGGCTTTAGAAGGAGAGCACATGGGCTCAGCGCGGTACGATATGATGAGCTTGTGGGCTTCACGGAGCTGCGTTCGGTAACGGACGGTATGAGCCCGGAGGCCCGGAGCGTCTTTGAGAACGGTTTGAACCCATCGAGGATCTTCTTCGAGGAAGAGCGTGTGGCCACCTGGGTTAAACGAGGCCCACATGAGAGAATCGTGGCCGAGTCCGAAGACGAGAAAGTTGCAGGGACGGTTGTAGGATTTCAATACATCGAAACTGATCTTGATCTCGGAGACGGATTGTTGAGGGACGACGCGGGAGGTGGCGTAGTGGAGTATTGATTGGAGCTGGATCGGTGTTGGGTTGTTGTTACTGTCGTCGTTTGATCTGGCTCGGATTCCGGTTGAGATTGGACAGTGTAATGAGGATGTGTCGGAGGCGGTGATTGCGGTGGCGATGAATAGTAGTGCTCCGATTAATCCAATGATGGCTAATCCGATTAATAGCTTTCTCTGTTGGAGTGGATAACGGTTCTTCatcttgttttttttgttgttgttaatgtaATAATGTGGTTGTGTTGTTGtatttgtgtaccatgtttgtgttgggGTTAGCTTGAAAGGTAAGGGAAGGTGATGATGAAGGTGGTTTGATTTTGTCAAATGATGATGATGGATTGGATGGGGTTGAGAGAAATTGGTAGCGCAAGAGAAAGAGTGAGAGTGAGAGGGTTCAATGGCGAAGATATTAGGGAATGGAATGAAAGTGATTCTTTTTTAAGCAATTGTTTATGAAGGGATTTGGGAATTTAATATCCAAATTGTTGGGGCCTTGTTGGGATGGTGATGGTGATTCGGAATTCAAGTTTTAGGTATAGAAAGTAGAAACTGTGTCTAATTTTTCAGGGTAATATTATATGTAATTTAGAGAGGGTACTACATGTAATTGACAGTTGATACGCCTTTATGGTGGAGGTTCACCAATCACcattgttattattaattttataaataaatagtttttaaataatagcaataattattttttatatatttatatttttttttgggtGACAAATGGATATCGGGAGTCCACCATAAATTATCTTATAAAAAAATGTGTGGTGTATTGGCTACTTTCAAATATAAATGGACAAATtagttaaaattataaatcttgaaaagaaaaaaaaaacatgattttaatttggataaaacTTAGATAGAATTTCTTAGATGTAGTTTTTATTAATtctcaataaaaatatgataagggTACATAAATACCATTTAGAGAgtggaaataaaagaaaattgcATATGTGTAGGAGGAAACTAtacatttgtcatattttcattggaaaatagtaaatatcacacctaaagaattgtatctGATCGTTGTCTCACACAGGTCAAAAAACGAGTAATTAAGGTGTAGTAAAACAGAAGCGACACTCAAGTTGTATCACAAGAACTCTAGATTATTTTAACCAACCGATTGAAATAAAGGGGGGTTTAGGTTTTTAATTAAGATTATGATCAAAATAATTTGATACGATTAAGATTAACAAGTTGATATACTGTTTTTGTTTCCAACTTGTCATCGATCATTATAATCCCAAAACCCTAAGCCGATTTTATTCCCTTTTCGATTACAGCAACAATCAACAAGCACAATTGATATGATATGATATATGTTCCTACTTTCGAATTAAGCAAATGGATAAAATAGACACGAATTAACAAACGCGACTTAATCAAACGTGAATTAACGAAAAAGCTACGCTAACACAATTACGGTAAAGAACATACATCAATTGAAATAAATTATATTCTATAAACAacaattgaattaagcaaacgatagcAATCGAATTCATAGACAGaattgaaaagaaattaaaattgaattggaaattttaaaaacctcaaagtatcggTGGAAACTCAAACAACAGATCAACTTTAAGGGATTAGTTCTCCATAGAACTCGAAGTTGTATTTCTAATTTCGTGAATACTAAATAATAAACCTAAAGTTGTGACTTTGTTTGAATAATACAAGAGAATTTGGGCCCTAACAGTAACCGAGCCGAAAAACATAAAAATCGGCCcaaaactaattatttttttaGGTCTAGTACAAACACACAGAATTTGACTATCCTACACTCTGAATTGGGTTTTGACTTTAACACGAAACTTGTAGGTTATCCTCTCAGATTTCTAATGCATGTTAGAATGCATCAAACGACAACCCATAGCTCAAATTAGAACGTAACAAACTCCATCTCATGTCTCAAATTATGACTTGTACAACGAGAAGGTGTCAAAAGCTCCTTATTCAGAAAATGAGTAACGAAACTAAAATAAGAttagaataaaataaacttaggaaacataataaaaatagtaaaaataacatAGGAAAGTAAAGAATTTTCATGGCACAATAGTAAAAGAGTGAAATTAAAATGCACCGATCAAATTCCCTCACACTCAAACCTTTGCATTCCAAGCAAAACTCTaaaatcaaacttcaaaataGAGTAAAAAAAGAGCAAAATAGAGCATGCAATTTCAAAGACTCTCAGGATCACAAAGTGGTAAGTAAAATTCTTATTCTAAGCTTCAAAGAATATGGTGTTAGTGAGTCACTTTTTGTGACATTTAGAGCAAATAAAAAGATAGTTTACCGAAGAGTACATTATAAGCAGCAAGATCCTCACAGGATAAAAATCCCTTAAATTTCAAGTGTTTAGATTAACTATTTACACTCAAAGCACATCATGAAAATTAACACTACCACAACCTTGAAAAGACTCTAACATTCACACTTTAAATACATGCACACAAAGATCAAAAAGGACTTTACttgggttgtaacttggcctagATAAGGGTGAGATAAATCCTAAAAAGTACTAGACTCAAATTTAAAGGGACAATAATATTTCATTCTTTTTCAAACAATAACCTTAAAGatattttctcttctcttttttttctcctttttctgaAGCAATATGTATGACGGTAATATAAAATGTCGTCCTTCTTTTCTTGATTGGAGCTGGATCGGTGTTGGGTTGTTGTTGTCGTCGTTTGATCTGGCTCGGATTCCAGTTGAGATTGGACAGTGTAATGAGGATGTGTCAGAGGCAGCGATTGCAGTGGTGATAAATAGTAGTGCTCCGATTAATCCAATGATGGCTAATCCGATTAATAGCTTTCTCTGTTGGAGTGGATAACGGTTCTTCATGTAATTGACAATTGATACGCCTTTATGGTGGAGGTTCACCAATCACCATtgctattattaattttataaataaatagtttttaaataatagcaataattattttttatatatttatattttttttgtgggTGACAAATGGATATCTCTATATGGGGAGTCCACCATAAATTATCTTATAAAAAATGTGTGGTTTATTAGCTACTTTCAAATTTAAATGGACAAATTTGTTAAAATTAcaaatcttaaaaaaataaataaacactattttaatttggataaaacTTAGATAGAATTTCTTATAGGTGGTTTTTATTAATTCTCAATGAAAATATGATAAGTGTATTTAAATACCGTTTAGAAAGTAAAAATAGAAGGAAATTGCATATGTGTAGGAGGAATTATACactttgttataccccaaaatttgcccgcatcatttttcaagaaaactccaatctgaaaattaaaagtctcatataatcatggatttttatttcaacaaagatcctgatatatgaaatacttagtttttagaatttttcttatacagtattttggcttgcagttgaatttattcttacgcaaacgccaaatactgtttattacatcacacatgctatttatttatttacgaataaatagtactgacacaattggtacagagttaaatcttttgcaggcgcagaatcaggaaactcagactgtactggtaacagtatatattagttatttattatgtctgtgttttttaacaagtcatgtaaataaactttcatttttcacataaaacaaaagcaaaaacaacaaaaaaagaaaattaactttgactgttgatttttcactctaactgctacatcaatacctgaacagtcagttgacagccaaactgttggcagtacaattctcagtgttttgtaccatcaatcaaatcaatctttcacaattcaaaattccaagatttttgttctagaactcttctgaatatcacgcgattagcagagactcaacactgcacaaaaatcaggtacgtttaactgtctcctacataaacagtccctgactagggttttcttgtttttacaggagaaacaagtttttgagagctcaaatggatttcatgcacatccatacatctcaaagtaccatcatgcaaattttcaaacttcaattcactcagacgcaccgtcagcagctcaaacagtcaacagacgacccgtttgaccaaaaagtcaacagacaatcaaaaatgaatttttttgtcgaaatccatattttgtcaaaggattcatcatttgatcattggatgatcataattcatcaaggaaagatcaaaaatcaacaaaaccctaagattcaaaattagggtttttacctgaaaagtcaactcaactttgactggtcataactctctcatccttcatccaaaaaattcaaaccaaagctcattttgaaggaaattcaattatctttcaaatgcaattgatcccatggtcattgcattcaccatttgaaaattatgatcaaagacattacaggtcattttcaaagtcaataaaaagacacttttttcaaaaggacacacaaggagcatcaaaaataattttgacatgagaccaaagtcattggttagaggactctttgaggtttccaaaaagtgcaagatctccttcatatgacaaaaattgagggatttacaccttgttgaagttggctaaattttggaaaatgcataaaaccaacattgctcaaaaatgcattttttccaaaaggggccaagttttcatggttcaaacatcatttccataatattatgggcctcccacgaccaagtaggcccataacatttttcatccatttttgcttgattttttcttattttaagattaaattaaaaggaaaaatgaaaggataatggatagcttgaattccaagcatgactcatcaatatgactcattcaactctgtctcaaggcaaagtacagcagagggagagaataaaatcaagccatagtggcttaaatgccaagctacatatgtggaaaaagtcaagattctagcaaaagcacttattgctttctagcttagattttaagcacctcaatgcttataaatagactccaatacttcagtaatgaagagagacaagttcagaaacaaagccttgctcataacacacttgtaaccacttggaactttttgaaagaaattcaaaattcgaattttagtttctaactagtttcagttcaaactaagcattcaaacatcatccttgaacatcaataaacgtatcccaatcaattgcaagccttgaagctcactaaatcgagctatataggtcataatttgttcgaacctaaatcaactcgtatctggttattcacgcatgcttaacaagatgtagacatatatttgagtttggtttgatgtgtagatcatttctggaaacttaattgaagtttgaacacgtatacacgaaactaccattttagggttcttcatctcaaaattagggctttccaaattaggcaaaattacaagttcaaacatgtcccattgaattcgtatggaccagacgaattcaaccatggcatcgcgccagatTTATATCACGTTttacttgtattcgctattttttgcaggtgtaataggtgggagcttttacaccacctgcaaatgcaAGGTGTAAAAGGGtggttctgatgaagaagatgatgcgtgacTCCTCCCTATTGGCCagggcgcgcgcgttttttttttaaaataacttttgatcctgtgctttgcagtccacgcttttgccatgtgtctcaatttaatcaccttctgatccacttgtCAGCTCATCCTGCGTACCAGACACGCTAGCCCATGATAtagactctcaatccaaccacacctgatcagtatccttttattttctattttattttaattttctttgtaaaattaattaaaaatagtttcaaaaatccaaaaaatgcataaaaaatatttttagacttctaaaataatatattattttctgaaataaaaatattttatttttcttcaaaatttcaattattttgcataattaattagtatatatttatatatttgctttttaattattctaaccaatcaaaaaatcataaaaaattgttcttaatgttaaatattgtttatatattataaactaattttgtacatattttgaataattttctctttaagttttaattatttgtataattatttgcataattatgttttaattagcttaatcaaatttcaaaaattccaaaaaaattagttttgttttaaaattaattaacaaatattttgtacatattttaaactcaatttctaggtttaaatctattttcatcttttttcttcattttaatttaattaatcatgcattaattataattaaaatcaatcataaaaaatccaaaaacatgccttttatttttcttgcaatttaaattcctagataaatgtataggatgtcaaattcatgtaaataggctagtttacatttcctgcacaatcgatgtaatagcgtagatttactttccgcactttacatttccgcattttaatttcccgcacatataaactgcgtgtatgtcaaagataaaattgaaccgttagatcactaacttcaaagataaaatatctgaatacaaacacaatcacacttgcacctcttaaggtaatcccttctcattcctttcaaaatcaaagtcaaaattctactgtttcgagtacaaaatcgaaccttttgtttatatccgatgaaaggatagatttttaaaggaaataaggataaagaccttacaactcagggtagacctcctagtttgcttgctcaaaacaaacaaaattctcatacactgttgtttttcaaaacaaaactttccaaaaagacaatactttgtatacatccaaacatggatcattacaaagttaacgttcttttcaaaacatctttcgaaagataaacaagcattttgtatacatccgcacacggatcattacaaaattcaatttttaaggtatttgaaaccacatatgagcattctaaagcaattgaaaagtaatcgaaaaacaagtgagctaagcaaacttaagagcccatggataaccatggatacaaagggtgctaacaccttccctttgtataacctacccccttacccagaatttcttaaaggtcttttttctgtttcttttataaacctttccttaattggataaaataaaaggtcggtggcgactctgaattttcaaaaatgcgaaagcattaagcgataaaaaagagtcagttcacgtatctctcccgaacagaggtatggcccgagataaaaacggaggtccacacacttgtcatatttttattggaaaattGTAAAAATCACACATAAAGAATTGTATCTAATTCGCTATCTCACACAGGTCAAAAACGACGAGTAACTAAGGTGTAGTAAAACGAAAGCGACACTCAAGTCGTATCGCAAGaactcttaattattttaaccaattgaTTGAAACAAAGGGGGTTTAGGTTTTCAATTAAGATTATGATCAAAATAATTTGATACGAATAAGATTAACAAGTTAATCTAC
Encoded proteins:
- the LOC131661535 gene encoding arabinogalactan O-methyltransferase 1-like; protein product: MKNRYPLQQRKLLIGLAIIGLIGALLFIATAITASDTSSLHCPISTGIRARSNDDSNNNPTPIQLQSILHYATSRVVPQQSVSEIKISFDVLKSYNRPCNFLVFGLGHDSLMWASFNPGGHTLFLEEDPRWVQTVLKDAPGLRAHTVRYRTQLREAHKLIISYRAEPMCSPSKAFLRGNKACKLALENLPDEVYETEWDLIMVDAPKGYYAEAPGRMAAVFSAAVMARNRKGSGVTHVFLHDVDRKVEKAYAEEFLCKKNMVKGAGRLWHFKIPPSNNTDDTRFC